Sequence from the bacterium genome:
ACGGCGCGCGCGGCACCCGTCAGCTCGCCGACCGCATGGCGGAAGACCTCGCGGCCGTTCATCCTGAGATGGCCGACCGTGCCGGTCGAGGAGGGGCCGCCATCGACCTGCAGATGGGCGTAGTGGCGGCCGTCGGCGGCCAGCATGGTGGCGAGGATGCCCTGGTCGAGCGCCGTGCCGGGCTGCTCCAGGGCGGTCAGCACGACCGCACCGGCGCCGTCGCCGAAGAGCACGGCGGTGCCGCGGTCGGTCCAGTCGAGCAGGCGCGAGAAGGTCTCCGCCCCGATCACCAGGGCCGTGCTGGCCTGGCCGGCCTTGATGAAGTTGTCGGCCACGGCCAGGGCATAGACAAAACCCGTGCAGACCGCCTGGACATCGAAAGCGACACCCCGGGTCATGCCGAGGTTGGCCTGCACGCGGGTGGCGG
This genomic interval carries:
- a CDS encoding beta-ketoacyl-ACP synthase 3, giving the protein ATRVQANLGMTRGVAFDVQAVCTGFVYALAVADNFIKAGQASTALVIGAETFSRLLDWTDRGTAVLFGDGAGAVVLTALEQPGTALDQGILATMLAADGRHYAHLQVDGGPSSTGTVGHLRMNGREVFRHAVGELTGAARAVLDAAGLAIDDVDWLVPHQANKRIIDAVGKKLGIAEAKVVVTVAEHANTSAASIPLALDRLYTSGRLDRGDLLLCNAMGGGFAWGAALIRW